In a single window of the Biomphalaria glabrata chromosome 13, xgBioGlab47.1, whole genome shotgun sequence genome:
- the LOC106074009 gene encoding uncharacterized protein LOC106074009 — protein MATQLILIFALVMFTSTVRAQPAYGTGCGLALEDIPNPASETCTAFFRCYRNRQYSLRCPLGQAFDFDKSRCRPDREIDCPLQLQRFQAPAVPAYLRPPGQNQQEREIEIRVVQVPPGVDPNSIQITGNVGRLAPTNNRPVFTNQFPSLLNTHTRTGIVQQQQPPTFNAGVQGPGQYIPGQVTQGQFVPPQPQAQVPLVKPQQAPLQPAEGQPGQDGLNILVPQQAQEVPQ, from the exons ATGGCCACACAACTGATTCTCATTTTCG CTCTAGTGATGTTCACATCCACTGTTCGGGCTCAACCAGCCTATGGAACCGGATGTGGTTTGGCTCTTGAAGACATCCCTAACCCAGCATCAGAAACATGTACAGCATTTTTTCGTTGCTATAGAAACCGTCAGTATAGTTTAAGGTGTCCACTTGGTCAAGCTTTTGATTTCGATAAATCACGTTGCAG ACCAGATCGTGAAATTGACTGCCCACTCCAACTTCAACGATTCCAGGCCCCCGCCGTACCTGCTTACTTGCGTCCACCTGGTCAG AATCaacaagaaagagagatagagatccGTGTGGTCCAGGTCCCACCAGGTGTTGACCCAAACTCTATCCAAATAACAGGGAACGTCGGACGATTAGCGCCTACCAACAACAGACCTGTATTTACAAACCAG TTTCCATCCCTACTGAATACCCACACCAGAACTGGAATAGTCCAACAGCAGCAGCCGCCAACCTTTAATGCTGGCGTGCAGGGACCTGGTCAATATATTCCTGGTCAGGTGACACAAGGTCAGTTTGTGCCTCCACAACCTCAAGCCCAAGTTCCACTTGTCAAGCCTCAACAAGCTCCACTACAGCCAGCAGAAGGTCAACCTGGTCAGGATGGACTGAACATATTGGTTCCACAACAAGCTCAAGAAGTCCCTCAGTAA
- the LOC106074011 gene encoding uncharacterized protein LOC106074011 isoform X1, which translates to MEPQLAYLIVLMTLLMSAPSYADMYYKQPMGMMMSKPAKVIHVHHYDAGSSGNMMSSNYKKHDSGSSLIELLILSSLLSGTQTTGAQTALINGQLVPIQNG; encoded by the exons ATGGAGCCACAGTTggcatatttgattgttttaatGACAT TGTTAATGTCAGCACCAAGCTATGCAGACATGTACTATAAACAACCGATGGG TATGATGATGAGTAAACCGGCCAAAGTGATTCATGTCCACCATTATGACGCAGGCAGCAGCGGCAACATGATGAGCAGTAATTACAAGAAGCACGACTCTGGCAGCTCCTTGATTGAGCTTCTCATTCTGTCCAGCTTGCTGTCCGGTACACAGACCACTGGAGCTCAGACTGCCCTTATCAATGGCCAGCTGGTTCCCATTCAGAATGGATAA
- the LOC106074011 gene encoding uncharacterized protein LOC106074011 isoform X2 encodes MSAPSYADMYYKQPMGMMMSKPAKVIHVHHYDAGSSGNMMSSNYKKHDSGSSLIELLILSSLLSGTQTTGAQTALINGQLVPIQNG; translated from the exons ATGTCAGCACCAAGCTATGCAGACATGTACTATAAACAACCGATGGG TATGATGATGAGTAAACCGGCCAAAGTGATTCATGTCCACCATTATGACGCAGGCAGCAGCGGCAACATGATGAGCAGTAATTACAAGAAGCACGACTCTGGCAGCTCCTTGATTGAGCTTCTCATTCTGTCCAGCTTGCTGTCCGGTACACAGACCACTGGAGCTCAGACTGCCCTTATCAATGGCCAGCTGGTTCCCATTCAGAATGGATAA